The Paramisgurnus dabryanus chromosome 3, PD_genome_1.1, whole genome shotgun sequence genome includes a window with the following:
- the kcnj2b gene encoding inward rectifier potassium channel 2 isoform X1 produces MGSVRAHRYSIVSSEEGGMKLSPIAIQNGFGNGNAGGKVPTQNQTQSRFVNKDGRCNVQFINMSEKGQRYLADIFTTCVDIRWRWMMVIFCLSFVLSWLLFGVIFWLVALWSGDSENQEQICISNVDSFTAAFLFSVETQTTIGYGYRYVTEECPFAVFVVVFQSIFGCIIDAFIIGAVMAKMAKPKKRNETLVFSYYATIAMRDGKLCLMWRVGNLRKSHLVEAHVRAQLLKSRTTAEGEFIPLDQIDIDVGFDTGIDRIFLVSPITIVHEIDEDSPFYDMSKQELENSELEIVVILEGMVEATAMTTQCRSSYVTSEILWGHRFETVLFEEKNLYKVDYSRFENTYEVPSTPQCSARDLAEKKLMRSSSNSFCYENEVAFMDKEDTEDDDDEDEKQSGIARDSVAMKGSNVDVATVSSQDTLPLQLIPFIQQPEM; encoded by the coding sequence ATGGGAAGCGTGAGAGCGCACCGCTACAGCATAGTTTCATCAGAAGAAGGCGGTATGAAGCTGTCGCCCATCGCCATCCAAAATGGCTTCGGCAATGGAAACGCAGGCGGGAAAGTGCCCACGCAGAATCAAACGCAAAGCCGCTTTGTAAACAAAGACGGCCGCTGCAACGTACAGTTCATCAACATGAGCGAGAAAGGTCAGCGGTACCTGGCTGACATCTTTACGACGTGTGTTGACATTCGCTGGCGTTGGATGATGGTCATCTTCTGCCTCTCTTTCGTGCTGTCCTGGCTTCTTTTCGGAGTCATATTTTGGCTAGTCGCACTTTGGTCGGGCGATTCGGAAAATCAAGAGCAGATATGCATTTCAAACGTAGACAGTTTTACGGCCGCATTCCTGTTTTCTGTGGAGACGCAAACGACTATTGGTTACGGTTATCGCTACGTGACGGAGGAGTGTCCCTTTGCTGTCTTCGTGGTGGTCTTCCAGAGCATTTTTGGATGCATCATTGATGCTTTCATCATTGGTGCGGTCATGGCCAAGATGGCCAAGCccaaaaaaagaaatgaaaccCTCGTGTTTAGTTATTACGCCACAATAGCCATGAGAGACGGCAAACTGTGTCTGATGTGGAGAGTCGGGAACCTACGAAAGAGTCACCTGGTGGAGGCTCACGTTCGAGCCCAGCTTCTCAAATCTCGCACCACTGCTGAGGGAGAGTTTATCCCACTGGATCAAATAGACATTGATGTTGGGTTTGACACTGGTATTGACCGGATATTTTTAGTGTCCCCTATTACCATTGTCCATGAGATCGACGAGGACAGTCCATTTTATGATATGAGCAAACAGGAACTGGAAAATTCTGAGCTGGAAATAGTTGTGATTTTGGAGGGCATGGTGGAGGCCACCGCCATGACCACTCAATGTCGCAGCTCATATGTGACGAGCGAAATCCTGTGGGGCCATCGGTTCGAGACGGTCCTTTTTGAAGAGAAAAACCTTTACAAGGTGGACTACTCGAGGTTTGAGAACACCTACGAGGTTCCCAGCACTCCACAGTGCAGTGCCAGAGACTTGGCCGAAAAGAAGCTCATGAGGTCCAGTTCAAACTCTTTCTGTTATGAGAATGAAGTAGCCTTCATGGATAAAGAGGATACGGAGGATGATGACGATGAAGACGAGAAACAGAGTGGGATTGCAAGGGACAGTGTGGCCATGAAGGGATCCAATGTTGATGTGGCCACAGTTTCTAGTCAGGATACATTACCTCTACAGCTCATACCTTTTATACAGCAACCTGAAATGTGA
- the kcnj2b gene encoding inward rectifier potassium channel 2 isoform X2, which yields MGSVRAHRYSIVSSEEGGMKLSPIAIQNGFGNGNAGGKVPTQNQTQSRFVNKDGRCNVQFINMSEKGQRYLADIFTTCVDIRWRWMMVIFCLSFVLSWLLFGVIFWLVALWSGDSENQEQICISNVDSFTAAFLFSVETQTTIGYGYRYVTEECPFAVFVVVFQSIFGCIIDAFIIGAVMAKMAKPKKRNETLVFSYYATIAMRDGKLCLMWRVGNLRKSHLVEAHVRAQLLKSRTTAEGEFIPLDQIDIDVGFDTGIDRIFLVSPITIVHEIDEDSPFYDMSKQELENSELEIVVILEGMVEATAMTTQCRSSYVTSEILWGHRFETVLFEEKNLYKVDYSRFENTYEVPSTPQCSARDLAEKKRDVQQPSPASGLIR from the coding sequence ATGGGAAGCGTGAGAGCGCACCGCTACAGCATAGTTTCATCAGAAGAAGGCGGTATGAAGCTGTCGCCCATCGCCATCCAAAATGGCTTCGGCAATGGAAACGCAGGCGGGAAAGTGCCCACGCAGAATCAAACGCAAAGCCGCTTTGTAAACAAAGACGGCCGCTGCAACGTACAGTTCATCAACATGAGCGAGAAAGGTCAGCGGTACCTGGCTGACATCTTTACGACGTGTGTTGACATTCGCTGGCGTTGGATGATGGTCATCTTCTGCCTCTCTTTCGTGCTGTCCTGGCTTCTTTTCGGAGTCATATTTTGGCTAGTCGCACTTTGGTCGGGCGATTCGGAAAATCAAGAGCAGATATGCATTTCAAACGTAGACAGTTTTACGGCCGCATTCCTGTTTTCTGTGGAGACGCAAACGACTATTGGTTACGGTTATCGCTACGTGACGGAGGAGTGTCCCTTTGCTGTCTTCGTGGTGGTCTTCCAGAGCATTTTTGGATGCATCATTGATGCTTTCATCATTGGTGCGGTCATGGCCAAGATGGCCAAGCccaaaaaaagaaatgaaaccCTCGTGTTTAGTTATTACGCCACAATAGCCATGAGAGACGGCAAACTGTGTCTGATGTGGAGAGTCGGGAACCTACGAAAGAGTCACCTGGTGGAGGCTCACGTTCGAGCCCAGCTTCTCAAATCTCGCACCACTGCTGAGGGAGAGTTTATCCCACTGGATCAAATAGACATTGATGTTGGGTTTGACACTGGTATTGACCGGATATTTTTAGTGTCCCCTATTACCATTGTCCATGAGATCGACGAGGACAGTCCATTTTATGATATGAGCAAACAGGAACTGGAAAATTCTGAGCTGGAAATAGTTGTGATTTTGGAGGGCATGGTGGAGGCCACCGCCATGACCACTCAATGTCGCAGCTCATATGTGACGAGCGAAATCCTGTGGGGCCATCGGTTCGAGACGGTCCTTTTTGAAGAGAAAAACCTTTACAAGGTGGACTACTCGAGGTTTGAGAACACCTACGAGGTTCCCAGCACTCCACAGTGCAGTGCCAGAGACTTGGCCGAAAAGAA